A single genomic interval of Oncorhynchus gorbuscha isolate QuinsamMale2020 ecotype Even-year linkage group LG25, OgorEven_v1.0, whole genome shotgun sequence harbors:
- the LOC124014149 gene encoding dynamin-1-like protein isoform X1, with protein sequence MEALIPVINKLQDVFNTVGADIIQLPQIAVVGTQSSGKSSVLESLVGKDMLPRGTGVVTRRPLILQLVHVDPGDGRKMKDESGVEGDEWGKFLHTKNKIYPDFNEIRQEIQNETERISGINKGISDEPIHLKIFSPNVVNLTLVDLPGITKVPVGDQPQDIEVQIRELILKHISNPNSIILAVTAANTDMATSEALKVAREVDPDGRRTLAVVTKLDLMDAGTDAMDALLGRVIPVKLGLIGVVNRSQLDINNKKSVSDAIRDEHAFLQKKYPSLANRNGTKYLSRTLNRLLMHHIRDCLPELKTRINVLAAQYQSLLSSYGQPVEDQNATLLQLITKFAAEYCHTIEGTAKYIETAELCGGARICYIFHETFGRTLESVDPLGGLNTIDILTAIRNATGPRPSLFVPEVSFELLVKKQVKRLEEPSLRCVELVHEEMQRIIQHCSNYSTQELLRFPKLHDAIVEVVTSLLRKRLPITNEMVHNLVAIELAYINTKHPDFADACGVMNNNIEESRRNRMRELPAAVPRDKSVVNGPVGQPPIPTEPPASVDAEGVKPPGAGPQGDQEGTGNWRGMLKKGDEGAPGSGPASPHKGLAVNLLDVPVPVARKLSSREQRDCEVIERLIKSYFLIVRKNIQDSVPKAVMHFLVNHVKDSLQSELVGQLYKSSLLNDLLTESEDMAQRRKEAADMLEALQKASQVIAEIRETHLWPTPARPGRRWANCVPPCGTPNHGRM encoded by the exons ATGGAGGCTCTAATCCCCGTTATAAACAAGCTTCAAGATGTCTTCAATACGGTGGGAGCAGACATAATACAGCTGCCGCAGATAGCAGTCGTTGGAACCCAG AGCAGTGGGAAGAGCTCTGTGTTGGAGAGCCTGGTTGGCAAGGACATGCTGCCCCGTGGGACAGGTGTAGTGACCCGCCGGCCACTCATCCTACAGCTAGTCCATGTGGATCCTGGAGATGGCAGGAAAATGAAAGATGAGAGTG GCGTGGAAGGAGATGAATGGGGCAAGTTCTTACACACCAAAAACAAG ATCTACCCAGACTTCAATGAAATCAGGCAGGAAATCCAAAATGAAACGGAAAGAATTTCCGGTATTAACAAG GGGATCAGCGATGAGCCTATTCACTTGAAGATTTTCTCTCCTAATGTGGTGAACCTCACTCTGGTGGATCTACCCGGCATCACCAAG GTCCCAGTGGGCGACCAGCCCCAAGACATAGAGGTGCAGATCAGAGAGCTGATCCTGAAGCACATCTCCAACCCCAACTCCATCATCCTGGCTGTGACCGCTGCCAACACAGACATGGCCACCTCAGAGGCCCTCAAAGTGGCCCGTGAGGTCGATCCTGACG GCAGGAGGACACTGGCGGTGGTGACCAAGCTGGACTTGATGGATGCTGGTACTGATGCTATGGACGCCCTGCTGGGCCGGGTCATCCCTGTCAAACTGGGCCTCATTGGAGTGGTCAACAG GAGTCAGTTGGACATCAACAATAAGAAGTCGGTGAGCGATGCCATCCGAGATGAACATGCTTTCCTGCAGAAGAAGTATCCCTCTCTCGCTAATCGAAATGGAACCAAGTATCTGTCCAGGACCCTGAACAG GTTACTGATGCACCACATCAGAGACTGTCTACCGGAGCTGAAAACGCGTATCAACGTGCTGGCGGCCCAGTACCAGTCTCTGTTGAGCAGCTACGGCCAGCCCGTTGAGGACCAGAATGCCACCCTTCTGCAGCTCATAACCAAATTCGCTGCAGAGTACTGCCACACTATCGAGGGCACTGCCAAGTACATTGAGACGGCCGAGCT ATGCGGTGGTGCCAGAATCTGTTACATATTTCACGAGACTTTTGGGCGAACATTAGAGTCAGTCGATCCCCTAGGAGGACTCAACACCATAGACATCCTGACCGCCATCAGGAACGCCACT GGCCCTCGCCCGTCTCTGTTTGTGCCCGAGGTGTCGTTCGAGCTGCTGGTGAAGAAGCAGGTGAAGAGACTGGAGGAGCCCAGCCTGCGCTGTGTAGAACtggtccatgaggagatgcagaGGATCATCCAACACTGCAGCAACTACAGCACACAG GAGTTGTTGAGATTTCCAAAGCTCCATGATGCCATAGTAGAAGTGGTCACCTCTCTGCTCAGGAAAAGGCTGCCTATCACCAATGAGATG GTGCATAATCTGGTGGCCATAGAGCTGGCCTACATCAACACCAAACACCCAGACTTTGCTGATGCCTGTGGGGTCATGAACAACAACATAGAG gagTCGAGGAGAAACCGAATGAGAGAGCTGCCCGCTGCCGTCCCCAGGGATAAG TCAGTAGTTAATGGTCCAGTCGGCCAGCCTCCCATTCCTACCGAGCCCCCTGCCTCTGTGGACGCGGAGGGTGTCAAG CCTCCCGGAGCAGGGCCCCAGGGGGACCAGGAGGGGACAGGGAACTGGAGAGGCATGCTGAAGAAAGGGGATGAGGGGGCCCCCGGCTCTGGCCCCGCCAGCCCCCATAAGGGCCTTGCCGTCAACCTGCTGGACGTG CCCGTTCCTGTTGCCAGGAAGTTGTCTTCTCGGGAGCAGCGTGACTGTGAGGTCATCGAGAGACTCATCAAGTCTTACTTTCTCATCGTCCGGAAAAACATCCAAGACAG CGTGCCTAAGGCAGTGATGCACTTCCTGGTGAACCATGTGAAGGACAGTCTGCAGAGTGAGCTGGTGGGTCAGCTCTATAAGTCTAGTCTTCTCAACGACCTGCTCACTGAGTCTGAGGACATGGCCCAGAGACGcaaggaggctgcagacatgctAGAG GCTCTGCAGAAGGCCAGTCAGGTCATTGCTGAGATCAGAGAGACTCATCTGTG gcctaccccggccagacccggacgacgctgggccaattgtgtgccgccctgtgggactcccaatcacggccggatgtga
- the LOC124014149 gene encoding dynamin-1-like protein isoform X4 produces MEALIPVINKLQDVFNTVGADIIQLPQIAVVGTQSSGKSSVLESLVGKDMLPRGTGVVTRRPLILQLVHVDPGDGRKMKDESGVEGDEWGKFLHTKNKIYPDFNEIRQEIQNETERISGINKGISDEPIHLKIFSPNVVNLTLVDLPGITKVPVGDQPQDIEVQIRELILKHISNPNSIILAVTAANTDMATSEALKVAREVDPDGRRTLAVVTKLDLMDAGTDAMDALLGRVIPVKLGLIGVVNRSQLDINNKKSVSDAIRDEHAFLQKKYPSLANRNGTKYLSRTLNRLLMHHIRDCLPELKTRINVLAAQYQSLLSSYGQPVEDQNATLLQLITKFAAEYCHTIEGTAKYIETAELCGGARICYIFHETFGRTLESVDPLGGLNTIDILTAIRNATGPRPSLFVPEVSFELLVKKQVKRLEEPSLRCVELVHEEMQRIIQHCSNYSTQELLRFPKLHDAIVEVVTSLLRKRLPITNEMVHNLVAIELAYINTKHPDFADACGVMNNNIEESRRNRMRELPAAVPRDKPPGAGPQGDQEGTGNWRGMLKKGDEGAPGSGPASPHKGLAVNLLDVPVPVARKLSSREQRDCEVIERLIKSYFLIVRKNIQDSVPKAVMHFLVNHVKDSLQSELVGQLYKSSLLNDLLTESEDMAQRRKEAADMLEALQKASQVIAEIRETHLWPTPARPGRRWANCVPPCGTPNHGRM; encoded by the exons ATGGAGGCTCTAATCCCCGTTATAAACAAGCTTCAAGATGTCTTCAATACGGTGGGAGCAGACATAATACAGCTGCCGCAGATAGCAGTCGTTGGAACCCAG AGCAGTGGGAAGAGCTCTGTGTTGGAGAGCCTGGTTGGCAAGGACATGCTGCCCCGTGGGACAGGTGTAGTGACCCGCCGGCCACTCATCCTACAGCTAGTCCATGTGGATCCTGGAGATGGCAGGAAAATGAAAGATGAGAGTG GCGTGGAAGGAGATGAATGGGGCAAGTTCTTACACACCAAAAACAAG ATCTACCCAGACTTCAATGAAATCAGGCAGGAAATCCAAAATGAAACGGAAAGAATTTCCGGTATTAACAAG GGGATCAGCGATGAGCCTATTCACTTGAAGATTTTCTCTCCTAATGTGGTGAACCTCACTCTGGTGGATCTACCCGGCATCACCAAG GTCCCAGTGGGCGACCAGCCCCAAGACATAGAGGTGCAGATCAGAGAGCTGATCCTGAAGCACATCTCCAACCCCAACTCCATCATCCTGGCTGTGACCGCTGCCAACACAGACATGGCCACCTCAGAGGCCCTCAAAGTGGCCCGTGAGGTCGATCCTGACG GCAGGAGGACACTGGCGGTGGTGACCAAGCTGGACTTGATGGATGCTGGTACTGATGCTATGGACGCCCTGCTGGGCCGGGTCATCCCTGTCAAACTGGGCCTCATTGGAGTGGTCAACAG GAGTCAGTTGGACATCAACAATAAGAAGTCGGTGAGCGATGCCATCCGAGATGAACATGCTTTCCTGCAGAAGAAGTATCCCTCTCTCGCTAATCGAAATGGAACCAAGTATCTGTCCAGGACCCTGAACAG GTTACTGATGCACCACATCAGAGACTGTCTACCGGAGCTGAAAACGCGTATCAACGTGCTGGCGGCCCAGTACCAGTCTCTGTTGAGCAGCTACGGCCAGCCCGTTGAGGACCAGAATGCCACCCTTCTGCAGCTCATAACCAAATTCGCTGCAGAGTACTGCCACACTATCGAGGGCACTGCCAAGTACATTGAGACGGCCGAGCT ATGCGGTGGTGCCAGAATCTGTTACATATTTCACGAGACTTTTGGGCGAACATTAGAGTCAGTCGATCCCCTAGGAGGACTCAACACCATAGACATCCTGACCGCCATCAGGAACGCCACT GGCCCTCGCCCGTCTCTGTTTGTGCCCGAGGTGTCGTTCGAGCTGCTGGTGAAGAAGCAGGTGAAGAGACTGGAGGAGCCCAGCCTGCGCTGTGTAGAACtggtccatgaggagatgcagaGGATCATCCAACACTGCAGCAACTACAGCACACAG GAGTTGTTGAGATTTCCAAAGCTCCATGATGCCATAGTAGAAGTGGTCACCTCTCTGCTCAGGAAAAGGCTGCCTATCACCAATGAGATG GTGCATAATCTGGTGGCCATAGAGCTGGCCTACATCAACACCAAACACCCAGACTTTGCTGATGCCTGTGGGGTCATGAACAACAACATAGAG gagTCGAGGAGAAACCGAATGAGAGAGCTGCCCGCTGCCGTCCCCAGGGATAAG CCTCCCGGAGCAGGGCCCCAGGGGGACCAGGAGGGGACAGGGAACTGGAGAGGCATGCTGAAGAAAGGGGATGAGGGGGCCCCCGGCTCTGGCCCCGCCAGCCCCCATAAGGGCCTTGCCGTCAACCTGCTGGACGTG CCCGTTCCTGTTGCCAGGAAGTTGTCTTCTCGGGAGCAGCGTGACTGTGAGGTCATCGAGAGACTCATCAAGTCTTACTTTCTCATCGTCCGGAAAAACATCCAAGACAG CGTGCCTAAGGCAGTGATGCACTTCCTGGTGAACCATGTGAAGGACAGTCTGCAGAGTGAGCTGGTGGGTCAGCTCTATAAGTCTAGTCTTCTCAACGACCTGCTCACTGAGTCTGAGGACATGGCCCAGAGACGcaaggaggctgcagacatgctAGAG GCTCTGCAGAAGGCCAGTCAGGTCATTGCTGAGATCAGAGAGACTCATCTGTG gcctaccccggccagacccggacgacgctgggccaattgtgtgccgccctgtgggactcccaatcacggccggatgtga
- the LOC124014149 gene encoding dynamin-1-like protein isoform X2, whose amino-acid sequence MEALIPVINKLQDVFNTVGADIIQLPQIAVVGTQSSGKSSVLESLVGKDMLPRGTGVVTRRPLILQLVHVDPGDGRKMKDESGVEGDEWGKFLHTKNKIYPDFNEIRQEIQNETERISGINKGISDEPIHLKIFSPNVVNLTLVDLPGITKVPVGDQPQDIEVQIRELILKHISNPNSIILAVTAANTDMATSEALKVAREVDPDGRRTLAVVTKLDLMDAGTDAMDALLGRVIPVKLGLIGVVNRSQLDINNKKSVSDAIRDEHAFLQKKYPSLANRNGTKYLSRTLNRLLMHHIRDCLPELKTRINVLAAQYQSLLSSYGQPVEDQNATLLQLITKFAAEYCHTIEGTAKYIETAELCGGARICYIFHETFGRTLESVDPLGGLNTIDILTAIRNATGPRPSLFVPEVSFELLVKKQVKRLEEPSLRCVELVHEEMQRIIQHCSNYSTQELLRFPKLHDAIVEVVTSLLRKRLPITNEMVHNLVAIELAYINTKHPDFADACGVMNNNIEESRRNRMRELPAAVPRDKSVVNGPVGQPPIPTEPPASVDAEGVKPPGAGPQGDQEGTGNWRGMLKKGDEGAPGSGPASPHKGLAVNLLDVPVPVARKLSSREQRDCEVIERLIKSYFLIVRKNIQDSVPKAVMHFLVNHVKDSLQSELVGQLYKSSLLNDLLTESEDMAQRRKEAADMLEALQKASQVIAEIRETHLWQVS is encoded by the exons ATGGAGGCTCTAATCCCCGTTATAAACAAGCTTCAAGATGTCTTCAATACGGTGGGAGCAGACATAATACAGCTGCCGCAGATAGCAGTCGTTGGAACCCAG AGCAGTGGGAAGAGCTCTGTGTTGGAGAGCCTGGTTGGCAAGGACATGCTGCCCCGTGGGACAGGTGTAGTGACCCGCCGGCCACTCATCCTACAGCTAGTCCATGTGGATCCTGGAGATGGCAGGAAAATGAAAGATGAGAGTG GCGTGGAAGGAGATGAATGGGGCAAGTTCTTACACACCAAAAACAAG ATCTACCCAGACTTCAATGAAATCAGGCAGGAAATCCAAAATGAAACGGAAAGAATTTCCGGTATTAACAAG GGGATCAGCGATGAGCCTATTCACTTGAAGATTTTCTCTCCTAATGTGGTGAACCTCACTCTGGTGGATCTACCCGGCATCACCAAG GTCCCAGTGGGCGACCAGCCCCAAGACATAGAGGTGCAGATCAGAGAGCTGATCCTGAAGCACATCTCCAACCCCAACTCCATCATCCTGGCTGTGACCGCTGCCAACACAGACATGGCCACCTCAGAGGCCCTCAAAGTGGCCCGTGAGGTCGATCCTGACG GCAGGAGGACACTGGCGGTGGTGACCAAGCTGGACTTGATGGATGCTGGTACTGATGCTATGGACGCCCTGCTGGGCCGGGTCATCCCTGTCAAACTGGGCCTCATTGGAGTGGTCAACAG GAGTCAGTTGGACATCAACAATAAGAAGTCGGTGAGCGATGCCATCCGAGATGAACATGCTTTCCTGCAGAAGAAGTATCCCTCTCTCGCTAATCGAAATGGAACCAAGTATCTGTCCAGGACCCTGAACAG GTTACTGATGCACCACATCAGAGACTGTCTACCGGAGCTGAAAACGCGTATCAACGTGCTGGCGGCCCAGTACCAGTCTCTGTTGAGCAGCTACGGCCAGCCCGTTGAGGACCAGAATGCCACCCTTCTGCAGCTCATAACCAAATTCGCTGCAGAGTACTGCCACACTATCGAGGGCACTGCCAAGTACATTGAGACGGCCGAGCT ATGCGGTGGTGCCAGAATCTGTTACATATTTCACGAGACTTTTGGGCGAACATTAGAGTCAGTCGATCCCCTAGGAGGACTCAACACCATAGACATCCTGACCGCCATCAGGAACGCCACT GGCCCTCGCCCGTCTCTGTTTGTGCCCGAGGTGTCGTTCGAGCTGCTGGTGAAGAAGCAGGTGAAGAGACTGGAGGAGCCCAGCCTGCGCTGTGTAGAACtggtccatgaggagatgcagaGGATCATCCAACACTGCAGCAACTACAGCACACAG GAGTTGTTGAGATTTCCAAAGCTCCATGATGCCATAGTAGAAGTGGTCACCTCTCTGCTCAGGAAAAGGCTGCCTATCACCAATGAGATG GTGCATAATCTGGTGGCCATAGAGCTGGCCTACATCAACACCAAACACCCAGACTTTGCTGATGCCTGTGGGGTCATGAACAACAACATAGAG gagTCGAGGAGAAACCGAATGAGAGAGCTGCCCGCTGCCGTCCCCAGGGATAAG TCAGTAGTTAATGGTCCAGTCGGCCAGCCTCCCATTCCTACCGAGCCCCCTGCCTCTGTGGACGCGGAGGGTGTCAAG CCTCCCGGAGCAGGGCCCCAGGGGGACCAGGAGGGGACAGGGAACTGGAGAGGCATGCTGAAGAAAGGGGATGAGGGGGCCCCCGGCTCTGGCCCCGCCAGCCCCCATAAGGGCCTTGCCGTCAACCTGCTGGACGTG CCCGTTCCTGTTGCCAGGAAGTTGTCTTCTCGGGAGCAGCGTGACTGTGAGGTCATCGAGAGACTCATCAAGTCTTACTTTCTCATCGTCCGGAAAAACATCCAAGACAG CGTGCCTAAGGCAGTGATGCACTTCCTGGTGAACCATGTGAAGGACAGTCTGCAGAGTGAGCTGGTGGGTCAGCTCTATAAGTCTAGTCTTCTCAACGACCTGCTCACTGAGTCTGAGGACATGGCCCAGAGACGcaaggaggctgcagacatgctAGAG GCTCTGCAGAAGGCCAGTCAGGTCATTGCTGAGATCAGAGAGACTCATCTGTG gcaagtcagttaa
- the LOC124014149 gene encoding dynamin-1-like protein isoform X5, producing the protein MEALIPVINKLQDVFNTVGADIIQLPQIAVVGTQSSGKSSVLESLVGKDMLPRGTGVVTRRPLILQLVHVDPGDGRKMKDESGVEGDEWGKFLHTKNKIYPDFNEIRQEIQNETERISGINKGISDEPIHLKIFSPNVVNLTLVDLPGITKVPVGDQPQDIEVQIRELILKHISNPNSIILAVTAANTDMATSEALKVAREVDPDGRRTLAVVTKLDLMDAGTDAMDALLGRVIPVKLGLIGVVNRSQLDINNKKSVSDAIRDEHAFLQKKYPSLANRNGTKYLSRTLNRLLMHHIRDCLPELKTRINVLAAQYQSLLSSYGQPVEDQNATLLQLITKFAAEYCHTIEGTAKYIETAELCGGARICYIFHETFGRTLESVDPLGGLNTIDILTAIRNATGPRPSLFVPEVSFELLVKKQVKRLEEPSLRCVELVHEEMQRIIQHCSNYSTQELLRFPKLHDAIVEVVTSLLRKRLPITNEMVHNLVAIELAYINTKHPDFADACGVMNNNIEESRRNRMRELPAAVPRDKPPGAGPQGDQEGTGNWRGMLKKGDEGAPGSGPASPHKGLAVNLLDVPVPVARKLSSREQRDCEVIERLIKSYFLIVRKNIQDSVPKAVMHFLVNHVKDSLQSELVGQLYKSSLLNDLLTESEDMAQRRKEAADMLEALQKASQVIAEIRETHLW; encoded by the exons ATGGAGGCTCTAATCCCCGTTATAAACAAGCTTCAAGATGTCTTCAATACGGTGGGAGCAGACATAATACAGCTGCCGCAGATAGCAGTCGTTGGAACCCAG AGCAGTGGGAAGAGCTCTGTGTTGGAGAGCCTGGTTGGCAAGGACATGCTGCCCCGTGGGACAGGTGTAGTGACCCGCCGGCCACTCATCCTACAGCTAGTCCATGTGGATCCTGGAGATGGCAGGAAAATGAAAGATGAGAGTG GCGTGGAAGGAGATGAATGGGGCAAGTTCTTACACACCAAAAACAAG ATCTACCCAGACTTCAATGAAATCAGGCAGGAAATCCAAAATGAAACGGAAAGAATTTCCGGTATTAACAAG GGGATCAGCGATGAGCCTATTCACTTGAAGATTTTCTCTCCTAATGTGGTGAACCTCACTCTGGTGGATCTACCCGGCATCACCAAG GTCCCAGTGGGCGACCAGCCCCAAGACATAGAGGTGCAGATCAGAGAGCTGATCCTGAAGCACATCTCCAACCCCAACTCCATCATCCTGGCTGTGACCGCTGCCAACACAGACATGGCCACCTCAGAGGCCCTCAAAGTGGCCCGTGAGGTCGATCCTGACG GCAGGAGGACACTGGCGGTGGTGACCAAGCTGGACTTGATGGATGCTGGTACTGATGCTATGGACGCCCTGCTGGGCCGGGTCATCCCTGTCAAACTGGGCCTCATTGGAGTGGTCAACAG GAGTCAGTTGGACATCAACAATAAGAAGTCGGTGAGCGATGCCATCCGAGATGAACATGCTTTCCTGCAGAAGAAGTATCCCTCTCTCGCTAATCGAAATGGAACCAAGTATCTGTCCAGGACCCTGAACAG GTTACTGATGCACCACATCAGAGACTGTCTACCGGAGCTGAAAACGCGTATCAACGTGCTGGCGGCCCAGTACCAGTCTCTGTTGAGCAGCTACGGCCAGCCCGTTGAGGACCAGAATGCCACCCTTCTGCAGCTCATAACCAAATTCGCTGCAGAGTACTGCCACACTATCGAGGGCACTGCCAAGTACATTGAGACGGCCGAGCT ATGCGGTGGTGCCAGAATCTGTTACATATTTCACGAGACTTTTGGGCGAACATTAGAGTCAGTCGATCCCCTAGGAGGACTCAACACCATAGACATCCTGACCGCCATCAGGAACGCCACT GGCCCTCGCCCGTCTCTGTTTGTGCCCGAGGTGTCGTTCGAGCTGCTGGTGAAGAAGCAGGTGAAGAGACTGGAGGAGCCCAGCCTGCGCTGTGTAGAACtggtccatgaggagatgcagaGGATCATCCAACACTGCAGCAACTACAGCACACAG GAGTTGTTGAGATTTCCAAAGCTCCATGATGCCATAGTAGAAGTGGTCACCTCTCTGCTCAGGAAAAGGCTGCCTATCACCAATGAGATG GTGCATAATCTGGTGGCCATAGAGCTGGCCTACATCAACACCAAACACCCAGACTTTGCTGATGCCTGTGGGGTCATGAACAACAACATAGAG gagTCGAGGAGAAACCGAATGAGAGAGCTGCCCGCTGCCGTCCCCAGGGATAAG CCTCCCGGAGCAGGGCCCCAGGGGGACCAGGAGGGGACAGGGAACTGGAGAGGCATGCTGAAGAAAGGGGATGAGGGGGCCCCCGGCTCTGGCCCCGCCAGCCCCCATAAGGGCCTTGCCGTCAACCTGCTGGACGTG CCCGTTCCTGTTGCCAGGAAGTTGTCTTCTCGGGAGCAGCGTGACTGTGAGGTCATCGAGAGACTCATCAAGTCTTACTTTCTCATCGTCCGGAAAAACATCCAAGACAG CGTGCCTAAGGCAGTGATGCACTTCCTGGTGAACCATGTGAAGGACAGTCTGCAGAGTGAGCTGGTGGGTCAGCTCTATAAGTCTAGTCTTCTCAACGACCTGCTCACTGAGTCTGAGGACATGGCCCAGAGACGcaaggaggctgcagacatgctAGAG GCTCTGCAGAAGGCCAGTCAGGTCATTGCTGAGATCAGAGAGACTCATCTGTGGTAA
- the LOC124014149 gene encoding dynamin-1-like protein isoform X3, which yields MEALIPVINKLQDVFNTVGADIIQLPQIAVVGTQSSGKSSVLESLVGKDMLPRGTGVVTRRPLILQLVHVDPGDGRKMKDESGVEGDEWGKFLHTKNKIYPDFNEIRQEIQNETERISGINKGISDEPIHLKIFSPNVVNLTLVDLPGITKVPVGDQPQDIEVQIRELILKHISNPNSIILAVTAANTDMATSEALKVAREVDPDGRRTLAVVTKLDLMDAGTDAMDALLGRVIPVKLGLIGVVNRSQLDINNKKSVSDAIRDEHAFLQKKYPSLANRNGTKYLSRTLNRLLMHHIRDCLPELKTRINVLAAQYQSLLSSYGQPVEDQNATLLQLITKFAAEYCHTIEGTAKYIETAELCGGARICYIFHETFGRTLESVDPLGGLNTIDILTAIRNATGPRPSLFVPEVSFELLVKKQVKRLEEPSLRCVELVHEEMQRIIQHCSNYSTQELLRFPKLHDAIVEVVTSLLRKRLPITNEMVHNLVAIELAYINTKHPDFADACGVMNNNIEESRRNRMRELPAAVPRDKSVVNGPVGQPPIPTEPPASVDAEGVKPPGAGPQGDQEGTGNWRGMLKKGDEGAPGSGPASPHKGLAVNLLDVPVPVARKLSSREQRDCEVIERLIKSYFLIVRKNIQDSVPKAVMHFLVNHVKDSLQSELVGQLYKSSLLNDLLTESEDMAQRRKEAADMLEALQKASQVIAEIRETHLW from the exons ATGGAGGCTCTAATCCCCGTTATAAACAAGCTTCAAGATGTCTTCAATACGGTGGGAGCAGACATAATACAGCTGCCGCAGATAGCAGTCGTTGGAACCCAG AGCAGTGGGAAGAGCTCTGTGTTGGAGAGCCTGGTTGGCAAGGACATGCTGCCCCGTGGGACAGGTGTAGTGACCCGCCGGCCACTCATCCTACAGCTAGTCCATGTGGATCCTGGAGATGGCAGGAAAATGAAAGATGAGAGTG GCGTGGAAGGAGATGAATGGGGCAAGTTCTTACACACCAAAAACAAG ATCTACCCAGACTTCAATGAAATCAGGCAGGAAATCCAAAATGAAACGGAAAGAATTTCCGGTATTAACAAG GGGATCAGCGATGAGCCTATTCACTTGAAGATTTTCTCTCCTAATGTGGTGAACCTCACTCTGGTGGATCTACCCGGCATCACCAAG GTCCCAGTGGGCGACCAGCCCCAAGACATAGAGGTGCAGATCAGAGAGCTGATCCTGAAGCACATCTCCAACCCCAACTCCATCATCCTGGCTGTGACCGCTGCCAACACAGACATGGCCACCTCAGAGGCCCTCAAAGTGGCCCGTGAGGTCGATCCTGACG GCAGGAGGACACTGGCGGTGGTGACCAAGCTGGACTTGATGGATGCTGGTACTGATGCTATGGACGCCCTGCTGGGCCGGGTCATCCCTGTCAAACTGGGCCTCATTGGAGTGGTCAACAG GAGTCAGTTGGACATCAACAATAAGAAGTCGGTGAGCGATGCCATCCGAGATGAACATGCTTTCCTGCAGAAGAAGTATCCCTCTCTCGCTAATCGAAATGGAACCAAGTATCTGTCCAGGACCCTGAACAG GTTACTGATGCACCACATCAGAGACTGTCTACCGGAGCTGAAAACGCGTATCAACGTGCTGGCGGCCCAGTACCAGTCTCTGTTGAGCAGCTACGGCCAGCCCGTTGAGGACCAGAATGCCACCCTTCTGCAGCTCATAACCAAATTCGCTGCAGAGTACTGCCACACTATCGAGGGCACTGCCAAGTACATTGAGACGGCCGAGCT ATGCGGTGGTGCCAGAATCTGTTACATATTTCACGAGACTTTTGGGCGAACATTAGAGTCAGTCGATCCCCTAGGAGGACTCAACACCATAGACATCCTGACCGCCATCAGGAACGCCACT GGCCCTCGCCCGTCTCTGTTTGTGCCCGAGGTGTCGTTCGAGCTGCTGGTGAAGAAGCAGGTGAAGAGACTGGAGGAGCCCAGCCTGCGCTGTGTAGAACtggtccatgaggagatgcagaGGATCATCCAACACTGCAGCAACTACAGCACACAG GAGTTGTTGAGATTTCCAAAGCTCCATGATGCCATAGTAGAAGTGGTCACCTCTCTGCTCAGGAAAAGGCTGCCTATCACCAATGAGATG GTGCATAATCTGGTGGCCATAGAGCTGGCCTACATCAACACCAAACACCCAGACTTTGCTGATGCCTGTGGGGTCATGAACAACAACATAGAG gagTCGAGGAGAAACCGAATGAGAGAGCTGCCCGCTGCCGTCCCCAGGGATAAG TCAGTAGTTAATGGTCCAGTCGGCCAGCCTCCCATTCCTACCGAGCCCCCTGCCTCTGTGGACGCGGAGGGTGTCAAG CCTCCCGGAGCAGGGCCCCAGGGGGACCAGGAGGGGACAGGGAACTGGAGAGGCATGCTGAAGAAAGGGGATGAGGGGGCCCCCGGCTCTGGCCCCGCCAGCCCCCATAAGGGCCTTGCCGTCAACCTGCTGGACGTG CCCGTTCCTGTTGCCAGGAAGTTGTCTTCTCGGGAGCAGCGTGACTGTGAGGTCATCGAGAGACTCATCAAGTCTTACTTTCTCATCGTCCGGAAAAACATCCAAGACAG CGTGCCTAAGGCAGTGATGCACTTCCTGGTGAACCATGTGAAGGACAGTCTGCAGAGTGAGCTGGTGGGTCAGCTCTATAAGTCTAGTCTTCTCAACGACCTGCTCACTGAGTCTGAGGACATGGCCCAGAGACGcaaggaggctgcagacatgctAGAG GCTCTGCAGAAGGCCAGTCAGGTCATTGCTGAGATCAGAGAGACTCATCTGTGGTAA